Proteins encoded by one window of Gordonia jinghuaiqii:
- a CDS encoding quaternary amine ABC transporter ATP-binding protein, whose protein sequence is MAKTYVNENDQHTTPSETLPAETAATSAVSQPERPSIHVRKLWKLFGPGAERIPNDKSLSILSRAELLARTQCTVAVRDVSFEVASGEMFVIMGLSGSGKSTLVRCLTRLIEPTLGAVLMAGEDITQATDDQLRTLRRAKVAMVFQHFGLLPHRTVLANVAFGLEVRGQDKASRTKRAREVIDLVGLTGYENSYPGELSGGMQQRVGLARALAGDPDVLLFDEPFSALDPLIRREMQNEVKRLHKVVGKTMVFVTHDLQEALKLGDRIMIMRDGEIAQIGTGAELVSSPADDYVRRFVSDVQKSRVLTIGDAMRIPEPGEHLSGDHLPPDMLVIDAAKQVLGCNLPIPVCEKGIQLGVVDRERVIDIITDQNQDHTCMSPTS, encoded by the coding sequence CGACCGTCGATCCATGTGCGAAAGCTGTGGAAGCTGTTCGGCCCAGGGGCAGAACGCATCCCGAACGACAAATCACTGTCGATATTGAGCCGGGCGGAACTCTTGGCTCGAACCCAATGCACCGTGGCGGTGCGCGATGTCAGCTTCGAAGTTGCCTCGGGTGAGATGTTCGTGATCATGGGATTATCCGGCTCCGGCAAATCCACTCTGGTCCGATGCCTCACCCGGCTGATCGAGCCCACACTCGGTGCCGTGTTGATGGCGGGTGAGGACATCACGCAGGCAACCGATGATCAGCTCCGAACACTTCGCCGCGCCAAGGTGGCGATGGTTTTCCAGCACTTCGGACTTCTACCGCACCGCACCGTCCTGGCCAACGTCGCATTCGGCCTCGAGGTTCGCGGTCAAGACAAGGCCTCCCGCACGAAGCGCGCGCGAGAGGTCATCGACCTCGTGGGGTTGACCGGGTACGAAAACTCCTATCCAGGAGAACTTTCGGGCGGAATGCAACAGCGCGTCGGCCTCGCCAGGGCGCTCGCCGGCGATCCCGACGTGCTGTTGTTCGACGAACCGTTCTCCGCGCTTGATCCATTGATTCGCCGCGAGATGCAGAACGAGGTCAAGCGCCTGCACAAGGTGGTGGGAAAGACGATGGTCTTCGTCACCCACGATCTGCAGGAAGCACTGAAACTCGGTGACCGGATCATGATCATGCGGGACGGTGAGATCGCTCAGATCGGTACGGGTGCAGAGCTTGTCTCTTCGCCCGCCGACGACTATGTCCGTAGGTTCGTCAGTGACGTCCAGAAATCACGGGTGCTGACGATCGGCGATGCGATGCGTATCCCCGAGCCGGGTGAACACTTGTCGGGCGACCACCTTCCCCCGGACATGCTGGTGATCGATGCAGCCAAGCAGGTTCTCGGCTGTAACCTTCCTATTCCTGTGTGTGAGAAAGGAATACAACTTGGTGTTGTGGACAGGGAACGCGTCATCGATATCATCACCGATCAGAACCAGGACCACACATGCATGTCGCCAACCAGCTGA